The DNA window GCCAGCCGCTCGGCCACGTCGATGGAGTCGACGCCCTCAAACGTCACCAGGTAGGCCCCCCGGCCCGCGTCCTGCACGGAGGCCACCCGCGCCCGGCGCGGCGCGTCGATCTGCGGGGGCACGAAGGCCACTTCCAGGCCCTCATGCAGCAAAAAGGGAAGACCCGGCGCGCTGCGCGCGACGAGCCCTCCCGTCAGGTTCTTCGGTTTGGCCAGCTCGGCCACGTTCGCCCATGCGCGCATCTAGTCGAGAAGCTCCACTTCGACGTGGGTGTTCGTGCGCGAGGCGGCGGCGCGGGCCAGCGTGCGGATCGCCTTGATGACCCTCCCCTGGCGGCCGATGACCTTGCCGGCGTCCTCTTCGTTCACGCGGACTTCGACGAGGATCGAGCCGTCCTCGGCATCGGACGCCGTGATCTCGAGCTCGTCGGGAAACTCGACGAGGGGACGCACGACGGACTCGACGAGGCCGACGATGTCTTCGGTCTGCTCGGCCATGGCGCGCTACGCGTTCTCGCGAGCGTTCTTGAGCAGGCGGACGACCGTGTCGGTGGGCTGGGCGCCGTTCTTGATCCACTGGTCGACCTTCTCCATGTCGAACTGCACCATGGCAGGCTCGGCGCAGGGGTTGTAGCGGCCGACCTCGTCGATGAACTTGCCGTCGCGCGGGGCGCGCGAGTCGGCGACGACGATGCGGTAGTACGGGCGCTTCTTCGCGCCGTGACGGGAGAGGCGAATTTTGACTGCCATGAAGGTGAACTCCTTTTTTGCTTCTTGCGTTCGATTCGATGCTCAACGCCGCGATGCGCGCGACGTAGCGAAAACAGCAATTGCTTATGATACGGCGAAAACGACCGTTTGACAAGCGGATTACCAAGCCGAATTGTAGCGAAACGCGCGAAGCCGGCCAACGCCGACCCCGCGCGTCCTCGAAAAGCCCATGTTTGGGCGGGAACGGAGCCCCTTCGCGCCCCTCGTGCCGCCCGACCGGGCGGCGGATGCTAGCCTCAACAGGAGCGCTGGGCGGGCAGCGTGCTCTTGTAGTAGATGTGCATGTCCTCGTAGGCGCCCATGAAGTTCACGAAGCCGCCCGGGATGGTGCCCACGCGCGTGAAGCCCATGTCCTCGTAGAGATGGATGGCGCCGGCGTTGCCGGCCACGACCGCGTTGAACTGCAGGCCGCGGAAGCCCTTGCGCGCCGCCTGGGCGAGCGAGTCCTCCACGAGCGCCCGGCCGAGGCCGACCCCGCGGGCGCTCGACGCCACGGCGTAGCTCGCGTTGGCCACGTGAGCGCAGCGGCCCACGTTGTTCGGATGCAGGATGTACAGGCCGAACAGCCGCGTGCCGATCACCGCCACCACGGAAAGCGTCTGCTCGGCGAAGAACTCGCGCGCCGTCTCCAGCGTAAGCGGCTCTATCTGCGGGAACGCCTCGCCGCCTTCCACGACCTCGTTCCACACCTTCATCATGCCCGCAAGGTCCTCCTCGCGGTACGGGCGTATCTCAAGCGCCATGGCGCATCCTTTCACGCGCAGCCTTCAATGCGAGCGCCAGTATAGCAGAGGAAGCGGGCGTGCGGGTTTACGCCAGGTTGACGTGCCGTTTGAGGCACCAGACGCAGACAGCGTAGCTGGCGGCGGCGAGCGCGAGCATGGTCAGCTGCCCGATGGCGCGGGACACGGGGCCGTACGGGTCGAAATGCGCAGACCAGAGCCCCGGCGCGAACGTCGAGATGGCCATGAAGGCCGCGGCGTTCAACAGGGCCGAGGCGATGCCCACGGCCATCCCTATGAGCAGAAACGCTCCCACGGCGGCCGCCACCTTGTGGCGCGCGGCAGCCGAGCCCACGCAGAGCGCCGCGTACGCCGCGAGCATCCACGCTATCGCCTGGAGGCACGTGTTCGCGAAGTTCGCCCACTCGCCCGCGCTCGGCAGCTGCGGGCCGCCTCCGAACGAGTAGCTCTGGGAGAGCATCGAAGAGAACGCGTCCATCCCGAACATCACCGCGGTTATGCATACGCCCACCACCAAAAAGTCGATGAGCAGCCAAAGCGCGCCCGAGAGCGTCTTGGACAGCACGATCTGGTTGGCCGTGACGGGCAGCGTGAACGTGAGGTAGCCCTCGTCGGTGAAGAGGTTGCGGTAGAACCGGTGCGCGACGACGAAGAACGTCGCCAGCGTGAGCGTGCACAGAAGGAACAGGCTGAAGCCGAACGCGACGTACGCGAAACCCGCGAACAGGCTGAGCATCTCGCCGCCGACGCCCGTGGCCTGCCGCGCCGCCTCGCCCAGGCCGTTGCCCGCCAGCCCGCACACGGCCGCGAGCACGGCCACGCCCAGCGCCGCTAGATGCAACGGCACGAGCACGCGCGAGAGGGCGGCCATGTCGTGCTTGAACAGCTTCCCTAGCATCGAAACGCCCCCCTGAAGTAGTCGTCCACGCTCATGCCGAACGTCTCGCGCACGTAGGCCACCGGCGCGTGGAGCACCATGGTGCCGTACTGGAGGAAGATGAAGTCGTCCAGCACGCGCTCCACGTCGGCCACCAGGTGCGTGGAAAGGAGGATGGTGGCCTCGCGGCGGTACGCGCCGATGATGGTGTCCAGGATGTAGTCGCGCGTGGCCGGGTCCACCCCGCCGATGGGCTCGTCAAGCAGGTAGAGCGCCGCGCGGCGGGCCATCACCAGCACCAGCTGCACCTTCTCCTTCGTGCCCTTCGAGAGCGAGCCCATGTGCGCGCCGAGGGGCACCTGCAAGCGCGCGAGCATGTCCTCGGCCAGGGGGCGGTCGAAGTCTGCGTAGAAATCCGCGAAGAAGTCGAGCGTGCGGGCCACCTTCATGCCGGGTGAGAAGTACGGGCGCTCGGGCAGGTAGGACACGAGGGCCTTCGTCTGCGGACCGGGCTCCATCCCCGCTACCAGCACCGTGCCCGCCGTGGGCGTGAGCAGCCCGGCCGCCAGCTTGATGAGCGTGGTCTTGCCGCTGCCGTTGGGGCCGAGCAAGCCCACCACGCGCCCGCGCGGCACCGAGAACGACACGCTGTTGAGCGCCGCCATGGACCCGAACGCCTTGATCAGCCCCGCGCACTGCAGCACCGGCGGCTCGGCGGCGACGGGCGCCTCCTGCCCTGGATACGTCGCATCCACCATGCCCGCCCCTTCCGACGACGCGTCTTTGACCTCGTTTGTCATCCTGAGCGGAGCGCCGCAGGCGCGGAGTCGAAGGATCCCGCGCGGCGTTAGCAGTGGCGCCTCCACTCAGGATGACATCGTGTTCGGACTATTATACGCCATCGAGCCGGCCGTCCCAGCTTCTTGCAAAGTCCTCGAGTTCTGCACCCTTGCGTTATCGAAAAGCCCCAGAAAATGCAATGTGCTCGAGTTATGCACCTTTTCCGGACGGTGCGCGGGCCATTCGCCGCACACGTTGAAAACGCGACCAGGGGTTTCGCGCAGACGAACAGCCACGTCCGCGCGAAACCCGCCCTCTTCTGTCTGCGCGGAGGTGCATAACTCGACGACGTTGCAAAAAGGAGGGCCTCCCACGTGCGGAAGGCCCCCGAATCGCCTATTGCCCCATCATGTCCTGGAGCTTCTTGAGGTCGGCCATGTTCATGCCGCCGGGCAGGCCGGGCATGCGGCGCTTACGGCCCTTCCTGCCCTTCTTCCCCCGCTTGCCCTGAGCCTCCTCCATGGCCGGCATCATCTTCTTCATCATCTTCTTCGTCTCGTTGAACTTCTTGATCAGCTGGTTCACGTCCGAGACGGTCACGCCGGCGCCGGCCGCGATGCGCGCGCGGCGCGAGCCGTTCAGCAGGTCGGGCTTCTCGCGCTCGGCCTTGGTCATGGAGCTGATGATGACCTCCATGTGGTCGAGCGCCCCCTCGTCCACCTGGCCCTGCGACATGGCCTTGTCGCCGCCGGGCAGCGCGCTGATCAGCTTCGATATGCCGCCCATCTTGCGGATCTGGCGGTTCATGTCCACGAAGTCGTTGAGCGTGAGGTTCGCGCGCATCATGCGCTCGGCCTGCTCCTGCTCCACCTCTTCCTGCTGCACCTTCACGGCGCTCTCGATGAGGCTGACCACGTCGCCCATGCCCAGGATGCGCTTGGCCATGCGGTCGGGGTGGAACTCCTCGAGCGAGTCGGGCTTCTCGCCGGACGAGATGAACTTGATGGGCTTGCCGGTGACCTGCTTGATGGACAGCGCCCCGCCGCCGCGGGCGTCGCCGTCCATCTTCGACATGATCACGCCGTCGAAGTCCACGCGCTCGGCGAAGGCGGCCGCCACGTTCACCACGTCCTGGCCGGTCATGGCGTCCACCACCATGAGGATCTGGTCGGGCTTGACCGCGCGCTTGATGGCCTCGGCCTCGTCCATCATCTCGTCGTCCACGTGCAGGCGGCCCGCCGTATCCACGATGACCACGTCGCGCAGGTTGTCGATGGCGTCCTGGATGCCCTCGGTGGCGATGCGCACCGGGTCCTGACCGTCGCCGCGGTACACGCGCACGCCGATCTCGCCGCCGAGGGTTTGCAGCTGGTCGGCTGCGGCGGGGCGGTACACGTCGCAGGCCACGAGCAGCGGCGAATGGTTCTCCTGCTTCAGGCGGTAGGCCAGCTTGGCCGCGGCGGTCGTCTTGCCAGAGCCCTGCAGGCCCACGAGCATGATGACGTTGGGGATGCGGCTGGAAAGGACCAGCTTGGAGTCCGTGCGGCCCAACAGCTCGGTGAGCTCGTCGAGCACGATCTTCACCACGTTCTGCGCCGGCGTGAGCGAGTCGAGCACCTCGGCGCCCAGGCAACGCTCCTTCGTGCGCGCGATGAACCCCTTCACCACCTTGAAGTTCACGTCGGCTTCCAGAAGCGCCATGCGGATCTCGCGCATCGCGCCGTTGATGTCGTCCTCGGTCAGGCGGCCCTTGCCGCGCAGCCCGCTGAATATGCCCTGAAGGCGTTCGGAGAGGTTCTCGAGCATGGTTGGTGAGCTCCTTGCCAGCGTCGCTTGCTTGTTGACCATGCATTATACGTCAGCTAGCCAGGCGGCGGACGCAAACACACAAGCCGTTTAGAATCCCTTCCATGGCTTGGCGCAAAAAACCTTACCGCGCTTTGATTCGCCATCGGCTATATACGCTTCCTTTGATGACTTACTTTAGCAAGTCATCAAAGGAAGCGTAGCACCTACCCTGAATCCATGAAAAGCGATGGACGCAGAATCAAGCTGGGCCAAACCATTAGGCGATTGCGAGAAGAGCAGCACCTCTCGCAACGCAAGTTCGCGCTCATGGTCGACACCAACCAGACTCATCTTTGGCAAATCGAGACAGGCCAGGTGAGCGTGGGGATCGACCTGCTCTGCCGCATCGCCGACGGGCTCGGCGCCGACGTGAAAGACCTCATCGACTTTTAGCTCCCAGGTCAACAAGCGTCGAATCAGGATCGCCCTTCTTTGAGCGCCGCATGCAAGATCACAGCCGCCAAAGCCGACGGTATCGCGGATAACGCCACTCCCATGACAACGCTCACGCCTATCATTGGAAGCAGGCTCGACGCCGTATGCTCTTCTATGATCCAGAAACTCGTGAAATACGTTAGGCTCGCCACGACGGTCGACGTCAAGAAGCACGCAGCGAACACATCTGATCCAGGTCTTTGCCGCAATGCGGACACTTATGGGCGGCATCTGAAACAACGTTGTTGCAATCAGGGCAGGCGACGAACGGCATAATCATCTTCCAATCGAAACAGTGATCGCTTGATATCTGTTGACTTGCTTTATCAAGTCAACAGAACTATACCACACTCACGAAAACACAGGGTGGTTTGATGCGCCCAAATTGACCGGTTGTCATATTTTAAACTTTCATTTTTGTATTGAATATGACATCCATGCTATACTGCCCATTGAAAGGAGGCAGCCGTATGGCGGACATCAACGTTGTCGTGGGGGCGAACGTCAAGCGCATGCGCAAGCTTCGCGGGCTCACGCAGGAGCACATGGCGCGGTACCTCGGGATTGACCAGACGCTCGTGAGCAAGGTGGAGAGCGGGCAGCGATCGCTCGGGGTAGCCTCGCTCGAAAAGCTGTGCGATCTGTTCTTCTGCTCGCTCGACGACCTGATCGGCGAGAGCAGCCAGGCACCTGTGGGAAAGGCGGTGGCGTTCCGCGCGGACGGGCTCGCCGGCGACGACCTTCACGCCCTCGCCGCCATCGGGCGCATCGTGCGCAACCTTGAGGGCATGGCAGCGCTCGAAAAGGCGGCGGGCGATGAGGCGTAGGGACGAGGCGGCGCGCCAGGCCGAGGAGCTGCGCGCCGACTTCGGCAAGGACAACCTCTC is part of the Arabiibacter massiliensis genome and encodes:
- a CDS encoding KH domain-containing protein; amino-acid sequence: MAEQTEDIVGLVESVVRPLVEFPDELEITASDAEDGSILVEVRVNEEDAGKVIGRQGRVIKAIRTLARAAASRTNTHVEVELLD
- the rpsP gene encoding 30S ribosomal protein S16, coding for MAVKIRLSRHGAKKRPYYRIVVADSRAPRDGKFIDEVGRYNPCAEPAMVQFDMEKVDQWIKNGAQPTDTVVRLLKNARENA
- a CDS encoding GNAT family N-acetyltransferase, giving the protein MALEIRPYREEDLAGMMKVWNEVVEGGEAFPQIEPLTLETAREFFAEQTLSVVAVIGTRLFGLYILHPNNVGRCAHVANASYAVASSARGVGLGRALVEDSLAQAARKGFRGLQFNAVVAGNAGAIHLYEDMGFTRVGTIPGGFVNFMGAYEDMHIYYKSTLPAQRSC
- a CDS encoding ABC-2 transporter permease, which encodes MLGKLFKHDMAALSRVLVPLHLAALGVAVLAAVCGLAGNGLGEAARQATGVGGEMLSLFAGFAYVAFGFSLFLLCTLTLATFFVVAHRFYRNLFTDEGYLTFTLPVTANQIVLSKTLSGALWLLIDFLVVGVCITAVMFGMDAFSSMLSQSYSFGGGPQLPSAGEWANFANTCLQAIAWMLAAYAALCVGSAAARHKVAAAVGAFLLIGMAVGIASALLNAAAFMAISTFAPGLWSAHFDPYGPVSRAIGQLTMLALAAASYAVCVWCLKRHVNLA
- a CDS encoding ABC transporter ATP-binding protein; this translates as MVDATYPGQEAPVAAEPPVLQCAGLIKAFGSMAALNSVSFSVPRGRVVGLLGPNGSGKTTLIKLAAGLLTPTAGTVLVAGMEPGPQTKALVSYLPERPYFSPGMKVARTLDFFADFYADFDRPLAEDMLARLQVPLGAHMGSLSKGTKEKVQLVLVMARRAALYLLDEPIGGVDPATRDYILDTIIGAYRREATILLSTHLVADVERVLDDFIFLQYGTMVLHAPVAYVRETFGMSVDDYFRGAFRC
- the ffh gene encoding signal recognition particle protein, yielding MLENLSERLQGIFSGLRGKGRLTEDDINGAMREIRMALLEADVNFKVVKGFIARTKERCLGAEVLDSLTPAQNVVKIVLDELTELLGRTDSKLVLSSRIPNVIMLVGLQGSGKTTAAAKLAYRLKQENHSPLLVACDVYRPAAADQLQTLGGEIGVRVYRGDGQDPVRIATEGIQDAIDNLRDVVIVDTAGRLHVDDEMMDEAEAIKRAVKPDQILMVVDAMTGQDVVNVAAAFAERVDFDGVIMSKMDGDARGGGALSIKQVTGKPIKFISSGEKPDSLEEFHPDRMAKRILGMGDVVSLIESAVKVQQEEVEQEQAERMMRANLTLNDFVDMNRQIRKMGGISKLISALPGGDKAMSQGQVDEGALDHMEVIISSMTKAEREKPDLLNGSRRARIAAGAGVTVSDVNQLIKKFNETKKMMKKMMPAMEEAQGKRGKKGRKGRKRRMPGLPGGMNMADLKKLQDMMGQ
- a CDS encoding helix-turn-helix transcriptional regulator — translated: MKSDGRRIKLGQTIRRLREEQHLSQRKFALMVDTNQTHLWQIETGQVSVGIDLLCRIADGLGADVKDLIDF
- a CDS encoding helix-turn-helix transcriptional regulator — translated: MADINVVVGANVKRMRKLRGLTQEHMARYLGIDQTLVSKVESGQRSLGVASLEKLCDLFFCSLDDLIGESSQAPVGKAVAFRADGLAGDDLHALAAIGRIVRNLEGMAALEKAAGDEA